The following proteins come from a genomic window of Maniola jurtina chromosome 15, ilManJurt1.1, whole genome shotgun sequence:
- the LOC123872833 gene encoding integumentary mucin C.1-like, protein MYKAILIAFLALRTIINAEKDPLIFIANPVEADMPGHWMPLSIVKLILGGTTTPIVYKKLSLKITSTTTRTTTTVPTSTTTPATTTTPTTTTTPTTKTTSTTPTTTTTPTTTTTPTTTTTTTSTTTTTPTTTTTTPTTTTTPTTTTTPTTTTTPTTTTTTTPTTTTSPTTTTTPTTTTTTTPTTTTTPTTTTTPTTTTTPTTTTTTTPTTTTTTTTTTTTTTTPTTTTKKKSTKRKGPKRGAKPATDRHENLNN, encoded by the exons ATGTATAAAGCTATATTGATTGCATTTCTTGCGTTACGAACAATTATTAATGCGGAGAAAGATCCATTGATCTTTATCGCCAACCCAGTGGAAGCGGACATGCCTGGTCATTGGATGCCACTCAGCATAGTCAAATTAATACTTGGAGGGACTACAACACCAATCGTATACAAGAAATTATCGttaaaaataacatcaacaaccaCTAGGACGACGACAACAGTACCAACAAGCACGACAACCCCAGCGACGACGACGACACCAACTACAACAACAACACCTACAACAAAAACAACATCGACGACTCCCACAACCACCACAACGCCCACTACAACGACCACGCCAACAACAACAACTACAACTACATCCACGACCACGACAACACCCACAACAACAACAACGACACCAACAACAACTACAACACCCACGACCACGACAACACCCACAACAACAACGACACCAACAACTACTACAACGACGACACCCACGACCACGACAAGTCCCACAACAACAACGACACCAACAACTACTACAACGACGACACCCACGACCACGACGACACCCACGACCACGACAACACCCACAACAACAACGACACCAACAACTACTACAACG acaacaccCACAACAAcaacgacgacgacgacgacaaCGACTACAACGACGACGCCAACGACGACCACAAAGAAAAAGTCAACCAAACGGAAAGGACCGAAACGTGGAGCAAAGCCGGCTACAGATCGACacgaaaatttaaataattag
- the LOC123872831 gene encoding integumentary mucin C.1-like isoform X2: MYTTVLVAFLAFGTTSTEKDPLIFIANPVEADMPGHWMPLSIVKIILAGSTRKPLKVTTTTRTTPKASTTTTTESTTTTTSELPTTSTSLKTTEATTEPPPTASRLSIKITTPAPTTLKLTPKITTTTPVTTPMPKIAPTLAPETTPAPVTTTSTPEITTPATITTTEPPTTTTEAATTTTEATTTTTESPTTTTEATTTTTEVATTTTESATTTTEIATTTTEAPTTTTQPPATTKKRPHRGKKATDTHEDRP; encoded by the exons ATGTATACAACGGTTTTGGTTGCGTTTCTCGCATTTGGAACGACAAGTACAGAGAAGGATCCTTTGATCTTCATCGCAAACCCTGTCGAAGCGGACATGCCAGGACATTGGATGCCACTGAGCATAGTCAAAATAATACTCGCAGGATCAACGAGAAAACCCTTGAAAGTAACCACAACAACACGAACTACCCCGAAGGCGTCAACAACAACAACCACGGagtcaacaacaacaacaactagTGAGCTACCAACAACGTCAACGTCACTTAAAACAACGGAAGCTACAACAGAACCACCTCCAACCGCGTCGCgcctttcaataaaaataaccaCTCCAGCGCCAACGACACTAAAGCTAACCCCTAAAATAACAACGACAACCCCAGTAACAACACCAATGCCGAAAATAGCAC CAACACTAGCACCAGAAACAACACCAGCCCCAGTAACAACAACCTCGACGCCAGAAATAACAACGCCAGCGACAATAACAACTACGGAGCCACCAACAACAACCACGGAGGCAGCCACGACAACCACGGAGGCAACTACGACAACCACGGAGTCGCCCACGACAACCACGGAGGCAACCACGACAACCACAGAAGTAGCCACAACAACCACAGAATCAGCCACGACAACCACAGAAATAGCCACAACAACCACGGAGGCACCTACGACAACAACACAGCCACCTGCTACGACTAAAAAACGCCCGCATCGTGGAAAAAAAGCTACGGACACCCATGAAGACCGCCCTTAA
- the LOC123872831 gene encoding mucin-2-like isoform X1, with product MYTTVLVAFLAFGTTSTEKDPLIFIANPVEADMPGHWMPLSIVKIILAGSTRKPLKVTTTTRTTPKASTTTTTESTTTTTSELPTTSTSLKTTEATTEPPPTASRLSIKITTPAPTTLKLTPKITTTTPVTTPMPKIAPAPNTTTLAPETTLAPETTPAPVTTTSTPEITTPATITTTEPPTTTTEAATTTTEATTTTTESPTTTTEATTTTTEVATTTTESATTTTEIATTTTEAPTTTTQPPATTKKRPHRGKKATDTHEDRP from the coding sequence ATGTATACAACGGTTTTGGTTGCGTTTCTCGCATTTGGAACGACAAGTACAGAGAAGGATCCTTTGATCTTCATCGCAAACCCTGTCGAAGCGGACATGCCAGGACATTGGATGCCACTGAGCATAGTCAAAATAATACTCGCAGGATCAACGAGAAAACCCTTGAAAGTAACCACAACAACACGAACTACCCCGAAGGCGTCAACAACAACAACCACGGagtcaacaacaacaacaactagTGAGCTACCAACAACGTCAACGTCACTTAAAACAACGGAAGCTACAACAGAACCACCTCCAACCGCGTCGCgcctttcaataaaaataaccaCTCCAGCGCCAACGACACTAAAGCTAACCCCTAAAATAACAACGACAACCCCAGTAACAACACCAATGCCGAAAATAGCACCAGCACCAAACACAACAACACTAGCACCAGAAACAACACTAGCACCAGAAACAACACCAGCCCCAGTAACAACAACCTCGACGCCAGAAATAACAACGCCAGCGACAATAACAACTACGGAGCCACCAACAACAACCACGGAGGCAGCCACGACAACCACGGAGGCAACTACGACAACCACGGAGTCGCCCACGACAACCACGGAGGCAACCACGACAACCACAGAAGTAGCCACAACAACCACAGAATCAGCCACGACAACCACAGAAATAGCCACAACAACCACGGAGGCACCTACGACAACAACACAGCCACCTGCTACGACTAAAAAACGCCCGCATCGTGGAAAAAAAGCTACGGACACCCATGAAGACCGCCCTTAA